One window of the Colletotrichum lupini chromosome 9, complete sequence genome contains the following:
- a CDS encoding 60S ribosomal protein L8-B, producing the protein MPPKSGKKVAPAPFPQGKAGSKKAPKNPLIERKPRNFGIGQDIQPRRNLARMVKWPEYVRLQRQKKILNMRLKVPPAIAQFQHVLDRNTAAQAFKLLNKYRPETKAEKKERLVKEATAVKDGKKKEDVSKKPYTVKYGLNHVVGLIENKKASLVLIPNDVDPIELVIFLPALCRKMGVPFAIIKGKARLGTVVHKKTAAVLAFTEVRSEDKSELSKLVSAIKDGYLEKTDSARKQWGGGIMGAKAQKRTEKKQKALDNAIKV; encoded by the exons ATG CCTCCCAAGTCCGGTAAGAAGGTGGCTCCCGCCCCTTTCCCTCAGGGAAAGGCTGGCTCCAAGAAGGCTCCTAAG AACCCTCTCATCGAGCGCAAGCCCCGCAACTTCGGCATCGGCCAGGACATCCAGCCCCGTCGCAACTTGGCCCGCATGGTCAAGTGGCCCGAGTATGTCCGTCTTCAGCGCCAGAAGAAGATCTTGAACATGCGCCTCAAGGTCCCCCCTGCGATCGCCCAGTTCCAGCACGTCCTCGACCGCAACACTGCCGCCCAGGCTTTCAAGCTCCTCAACAAGTACCGCCCTGAGACCAAggccgagaagaaggagcGTCTCGTCAAGGAGGCCACCGCCGTCAAGGACggcaagaagaaggaggacgTCTCCAAGAAGCCCTACACTGTCAAGTACGGTCTCAACCACGTTGTTGGCCTGATCGAGAACAAGAAGGCTTCCCTCGTCCTCATCCCCAACGATGTTGATCCCATTGAGTTGGTTATCTTCCTCCCCGCCCTCTGCCGCAAGATGGGTGTCCCCTTCGCCATCATCAAGGGCAAGGCCCGCCTCGGAACCGTCGTCCACAAGAAG ACTGCCGCTGTCCTCGCTTTCACCGAGGTCCGCTCCGAGGACAAGAGCGAGCTCTCCAAGCTTGTTTCCGCCATCAAGGACGGATACTTGGAGAAGACTGACAGCGCTCGCAAGCAGTGGGGTGGTGGTATCATGGGTGCTAAGGCCCAGAAGCGCACCGAGAAGAAGCAGAAGGCTCTTGACAACGCCATCAAGGTCTAA